In one Oscillospiraceae bacterium genomic region, the following are encoded:
- a CDS encoding extracellular solute-binding protein has protein sequence MDVKVFKTFISLIITVLIFTSCASNSYESILFNKSIEDYGNTGGLTLPFDVNNTEIKIMLISDKEELSDSLVVKELSKRTGLNINITNVSISDASRYTQLLLSTNTLPDIIKTTLDTSEINSLGEKGIFVSVNKYLAELPNFRRIFIENDTYSSVMDDYTANDNNLYFYPKFDYQKEVTKGFLYRKDIFDKHGLKMWQGKDEFYATLKTLKTLYPDSTPYISESGINILDEWSLSFGIDFPGMFYDFDKEKWIYSGCDARFFEMLQFIKKLYDESLFHKSFLSSNQILWDWKITEKNSFVTYGDLSNMEILNEKGKSNNPDFDLSFASPPGDIFKIKKSDIIGMGPSVTNNKNSLLSLKLLDYLSSPSGIELSTLGVLNKTYEYKMGSVVYNDFSENDYIVGKELEEKYGLFIDGLTRSVDKRSPYLHYSKKEQAVLNLINEKDGFVEEYPKLKLKNEDRQKAKEIITILNNKAYEFARNYILKTDDKNFNEWTQEAYKSGLEELEEIYNKER, from the coding sequence ATGGATGTGAAAGTTTTTAAAACATTTATAAGTTTAATTATTACTGTTTTAATTTTCACATCTTGCGCGTCAAACAGTTATGAAAGCATACTTTTTAATAAATCAATTGAAGATTATGGCAATACAGGTGGGCTTACACTTCCTTTTGATGTTAACAATACCGAAATTAAAATAATGTTAATTTCCGATAAGGAAGAACTTTCCGATTCACTTGTTGTAAAAGAACTGTCCAAAAGAACAGGGCTTAATATAAATATAACAAACGTTAGCATATCAGATGCTTCGAGATATACGCAGTTATTACTTAGTACAAATACCCTTCCTGATATTATAAAAACCACTCTTGATACGAGTGAGATTAACAGTCTTGGAGAAAAAGGAATATTTGTTTCAGTAAATAAATATCTTGCCGAACTTCCTAATTTCAGAAGAATTTTTATCGAAAATGACACATATTCTTCGGTTATGGATGATTATACCGCAAATGATAATAATTTATACTTTTATCCGAAGTTTGATTATCAGAAAGAAGTAACAAAAGGATTTTTATATAGGAAAGACATATTTGACAAACATGGTCTTAAAATGTGGCAGGGAAAAGACGAATTTTATGCCACATTAAAAACCTTAAAAACATTATACCCTGATTCTACACCATATATATCAGAAAGCGGAATAAATATTTTAGATGAATGGTCCCTTTCATTCGGTATAGATTTTCCCGGAATGTTTTATGATTTCGACAAAGAAAAATGGATATATTCAGGATGTGATGCGCGTTTTTTTGAAATGCTTCAGTTTATTAAAAAACTCTACGATGAATCACTTTTTCATAAATCTTTTTTAAGTTCCAATCAAATATTATGGGACTGGAAGATTACAGAGAAGAATTCTTTTGTAACTTATGGTGACTTATCTAACATGGAGATTTTAAATGAAAAAGGAAAATCAAATAATCCTGACTTTGATTTATCTTTTGCATCTCCGCCCGGTGACATATTCAAGATAAAAAAGAGTGATATTATAGGTATGGGACCGTCAGTTACTAATAATAAAAACAGTTTGTTATCGCTAAAACTATTAGATTATCTGTCAAGTCCTTCGGGGATAGAACTTTCAACACTTGGTGTTTTAAATAAAACGTATGAATATAAAATGGGTTCAGTAGTATATAATGACTTTAGTGAAAATGATTATATTGTAGGAAAAGAACTTGAGGAAAAATACGGATTGTTTATAGACGGTCTTACAAGGTCGGTAGATAAGAGGAGCCCGTATCTTCATTACTCAAAAAAAGAACAGGCTGTTTTAAATTTAATAAATGAAAAAGACGGATTTGTAGAAGAATATCCGAAATTGAAATTAAAAAATGAAGACAGGCAAAAGGCAAAAGAGATAATAACTATACTTAATAACAAAGCCTATGAATTTGCCCGCAACTATATTCTGAAAACAGATGATAAAAACTTTAACGAGTGGACTCAGGAGGCCTATAAATCAGGGCTTGAAGAATTAGAGGAAATATATAATAAGGAGAGATAA
- the deoD gene encoding purine-nucleoside phosphorylase: MSTPHNKAGKEQIAKTVIMPGDPLRAKYIADNFLTDTVMVNDIRNMLAYTGLYKGEKITVMGSGMGVPSIGIYSYELYNHYGVENIIRAGSSGSISEKLPLRKILLAMGASTNSAYANHFKMPGTFSSICDFSLLYNTYNTAKDLGIDVTVGNILTSDTFYTEDKNDDLVWNKMDVLAVDMEAAGLYMNAARAGKKALCVTTVSDNILTGEGLTAKERETGFENMIKLVLETSIKL, translated from the coding sequence ATGAGCACACCTCACAATAAAGCAGGGAAAGAACAAATAGCAAAGACGGTTATAATGCCGGGTGACCCTTTAAGAGCAAAATATATTGCAGATAATTTTCTTACTGATACAGTTATGGTCAATGATATAAGAAATATGCTTGCATATACCGGGTTATATAAAGGAGAAAAAATAACGGTTATGGGAAGCGGTATGGGTGTACCTTCAATAGGAATATATTCATACGAACTGTATAATCATTATGGAGTAGAAAATATTATACGTGCAGGAAGTTCGGGGAGCATATCAGAAAAACTGCCTTTAAGAAAAATTTTACTTGCAATGGGTGCTTCGACTAATTCGGCTTATGCAAATCACTTTAAAATGCCGGGAACATTTTCTTCAATCTGCGACTTTTCGCTTTTATATAACACATATAATACTGCAAAAGATTTGGGAATAGATGTAACGGTTGGTAATATTCTTACTTCTGACACATTTTACACTGAAGATAAAAATGACGATTTAGTGTGGAATAAAATGGATGTTTTAGCAGTTGATATGGAAGCGGCAGGATTATATATGAATGCGGCACGTGCAGGCAAAAAAGCACTTTGCGTAACAACAGTATCGGATAATATACTAACAGGTGAAGGATTAACGGCAAAAGAAAGAGAAACAGGTTTTGAAAATATGATAAAACTTGTTCTTGAAACTTCAATAAAACTATAA
- a CDS encoding TVP38/TMEM64 family protein produces MEVKKKKILAFFTMCMIVIIAALIFYLWETRLSEYLKEPEILRGFVEQKGFLAQIIFIGVIVMQVIIAIIPGEPFEVAAGYAFGAIEGTILSLIGTVLGGIIVFLLVRTFGIKFVRLFYSQEKIDSLSFLKTSRKKTILYFLIFMIPGTPKDLLSYFVGITDMKLSLWILISFFGRIPSLITSTLSGNFLGTGNYLKAIVMFTVTSILCITGIIIFYKISERGKKVDDN; encoded by the coding sequence ATGGAAGTTAAAAAGAAGAAGATATTGGCATTTTTTACAATGTGTATGATTGTTATAATTGCCGCTTTGATATTTTATTTATGGGAAACCAGACTTTCGGAATATTTAAAAGAGCCTGAAATTTTAAGAGGGTTTGTAGAACAAAAAGGATTTTTAGCGCAAATTATATTTATAGGTGTAATTGTTATGCAGGTTATAATAGCGATTATACCTGGCGAACCTTTTGAAGTGGCGGCGGGGTATGCTTTCGGTGCTATAGAAGGAACTATTCTTTCACTTATCGGAACTGTACTTGGAGGAATAATTGTTTTTTTACTTGTGAGAACATTTGGAATAAAATTTGTAAGATTGTTTTATTCTCAGGAAAAAATAGATTCTCTTTCATTTTTAAAAACATCAAGGAAAAAAACAATACTTTATTTTCTTATTTTTATGATTCCCGGAACACCTAAAGATTTGCTTTCATATTTTGTCGGAATTACCGATATGAAACTTTCTTTATGGATACTTATCAGTTTTTTCGGAAGAATACCATCTCTTATAACTTCGACACTTAGCGGTAATTTTTTGGGAACAGGAAATTATTTGAAAGCTATAGTAATGTTTACTGTTACAAGCATATTATGTATAACAGGGATAATTATATTTTATAAAATATCTGAGAGGGGGAAAAAAGTGGATGATAATTGA
- a CDS encoding amidohydrolase, giving the protein MIIDIHAHGCSAGGDPARNERLLLKAIEKYDIKKVYISNLMAIYPTKEQVTEGNMLAYNVMKRHPEKIGGFLYVSPEHDNAVDVVKRGIEEQGFSGVKIWISEKCDAPCMDKVAKVTIDYGVPMLIHAFHKSRNQYEKESVGKNVAALAQRFPALKIIMAHLGGNCYNGIPMIRKLKNVWVDLSCSMFHAPYLDYTLDNIGADRILFGTDMPGGPFLNNVGKVLHSNTTEYERELIFYKNALKVLDRNYRL; this is encoded by the coding sequence ATGATAATTGATATTCATGCTCATGGATGTTCGGCAGGAGGGGACCCGGCAAGAAATGAGAGATTGCTATTAAAGGCAATAGAAAAGTATGACATTAAAAAAGTATATATTTCCAATTTGATGGCCATTTATCCTACCAAAGAACAGGTTACAGAGGGAAATATGTTAGCGTATAATGTTATGAAAAGGCATCCTGAAAAAATCGGAGGATTTTTATACGTAAGCCCTGAACATGATAATGCAGTCGATGTTGTAAAAAGAGGAATAGAGGAACAAGGTTTTTCCGGCGTAAAAATATGGATTTCCGAAAAATGCGATGCACCTTGTATGGATAAAGTTGCAAAAGTTACTATTGACTATGGTGTGCCGATGCTAATTCATGCATTCCATAAAAGCAGAAATCAGTACGAGAAGGAATCGGTTGGGAAAAATGTTGCAGCCCTTGCACAAAGATTTCCTGCACTTAAGATAATAATGGCACATCTTGGCGGAAATTGTTATAATGGTATTCCTATGATAAGAAAACTAAAAAATGTATGGGTAGATTTATCCTGCTCTATGTTCCATGCACCTTATCTTGATTATACTTTGGATAATATTGGAGCGGACAGGATACTGTTCGGAACTGATATGCCGGGCGGACCGTTCTTAAATAATGTAGGAAAAGTTCTGCATTCAAACACAACAGAATATGAACGCGAACTGATTTTTTATAAAAATGCATTAAAAGTTCTTGACAGAAATTACAGACTGTGA
- a CDS encoding MgtC/SapB family protein, protein MDFGFDYRLVCILRIIVAGICGIIIGLERKSRAKEAGIRTHCIVACASCLMMIISKYGFFDLQFSGDFKFDPSRMAQGIVTGVGFLGAGMIYFQRGTLIGLTTASGIWAVSGIGMAIGSGMYVIGISATAIILIVQLLFHHRNKITNHTKEKNLSLYKVSESDFQNKVERILADYDIMINDVSIKKYEGMYDYIFHIEMDEDMKEEGLLSLFDYDCSLDTNN, encoded by the coding sequence ATGGATTTTGGGTTTGATTACCGTCTGGTTTGTATACTTAGAATTATTGTTGCAGGTATATGCGGAATTATAATAGGTTTAGAAAGAAAAAGCAGAGCAAAAGAAGCCGGGATAAGAACTCACTGTATAGTTGCCTGTGCTTCATGCCTTATGATGATAATATCCAAATATGGATTTTTTGATTTGCAGTTCTCAGGCGATTTTAAGTTTGACCCGTCAAGAATGGCACAGGGAATAGTAACAGGCGTAGGTTTTCTTGGTGCTGGTATGATTTACTTTCAGAGAGGAACACTTATCGGGTTAACAACTGCATCGGGAATATGGGCAGTATCGGGAATAGGTATGGCAATAGGTTCAGGGATGTACGTAATCGGTATAAGTGCAACAGCTATTATACTTATAGTACAGTTATTATTTCACCATAGGAATAAAATTACCAATCATACTAAAGAAAAAAATTTATCTTTGTATAAAGTTTCTGAATCCGATTTTCAAAATAAAGTTGAACGCATACTGGCAGACTATGATATAATGATAAACGATGTTTCAATAAAAAAGTATGAAGGAATGTATGACTACATATTTCATATTGAAATGGATGAAGATATGAAAGAAGAAGGTTTGTTATCATTGTTTGATTATGATTGTTCTTTAGACACCAATAATTAA